A stretch of the Fodinicurvata sediminis DSM 21159 genome encodes the following:
- the rpsJ gene encoding 30S ribosomal protein S10, with amino-acid sequence MDHQNIRIRLKAFDHRVLDQSTGEIVNTAKRTGAQVRGPIPLPTRIERFTVLRSPHIDKKSREQFEMRTHKRLLDIVDPTPQTVDALMKLDLAAGVDVEIKLKG; translated from the coding sequence ATGGATCATCAAAATATCCGTATTCGCCTGAAGGCGTTCGATCACCGGGTCCTGGACCAGTCGACCGGGGAGATCGTGAACACGGCCAAGAGGACGGGCGCGCAGGTGCGCGGACCGATTCCGCTGCCGACCCGAATAGAGCGTTTCACGGTGTTGCGCTCGCCGCACATCGACAAGAAGAGCCGCGAGCAGTTCGAAATGCGGACGCACAAGCGGCTATTGGACATTGTTGACCCGACCCCGCAGACAGTCGATGCGCTGATGAAGCTCGATCTGGCCGCTGGTGTCGACGTCGAGATCAAACTGAAGGGATGA
- the tuf gene encoding elongation factor Tu translates to MAKAKYERTKPHCNIGTVGHVDHGKTTLTAAITKVMAESGTGQVMAYDAIDKAPEEKARGITISTAHVEYETANRHYAHVDCPGHADYVKNMITGAAQMDGAILVVSAADGPMPQTREHILLARQVGVPALVVYLNKCDQVDDEELLELVELEVRELLSSYDFPGDDIPIIKGSALAAIEDTDQKLGHDSIIELMQAIDDYIPTPERPKDQPFLMPIEDVFSISGRGTVVTGRVERGVVKVGEEVEIVGLHDTRKTTVTGVEMFRKLLDQGEAGDNIGALLRGVGRDDVERGQVLAKPGTITPHRKFKAEAYILNKDEGGRHTPFFTNYRPQFYFRTTDVTGVVTLPEGTEMVMPGDNVSMDVELIAPIAMDEGLRFAIREGGRTVGAGVVASIVD, encoded by the coding sequence ATGGCGAAGGCGAAATACGAGCGGACGAAGCCGCACTGCAACATTGGGACGGTTGGTCACGTTGACCATGGTAAGACGACGCTGACGGCGGCGATCACGAAGGTGATGGCGGAGTCTGGCACGGGTCAGGTTATGGCGTATGACGCCATTGACAAGGCGCCTGAGGAGAAGGCGCGCGGGATCACGATTTCGACGGCGCACGTTGAGTACGAGACGGCGAACCGTCACTATGCGCACGTGGATTGCCCGGGTCACGCGGACTATGTGAAGAACATGATCACGGGTGCGGCGCAGATGGACGGGGCCATATTGGTTGTGTCCGCCGCGGACGGGCCGATGCCGCAGACACGCGAGCACATTCTTCTGGCGCGCCAGGTTGGTGTTCCGGCCTTGGTGGTTTACCTGAACAAGTGTGACCAGGTTGACGACGAGGAGCTTCTTGAGCTTGTTGAGCTTGAGGTACGCGAGCTTCTGTCGAGCTACGACTTCCCGGGTGACGACATTCCGATCATCAAGGGGTCTGCGCTGGCGGCGATCGAGGACACGGACCAGAAGCTGGGCCATGATTCGATCATCGAGCTGATGCAGGCGATTGACGACTACATTCCGACACCGGAGCGTCCGAAGGACCAGCCGTTCCTGATGCCGATCGAGGACGTGTTCTCGATTTCGGGTCGCGGGACTGTTGTGACGGGGCGTGTTGAGCGCGGTGTCGTGAAGGTTGGCGAGGAAGTCGAGATTGTCGGTCTGCATGACACGCGGAAGACGACGGTGACCGGTGTCGAGATGTTCCGCAAGCTTCTGGACCAGGGCGAGGCCGGTGACAACATCGGTGCGTTGCTGCGCGGTGTTGGTCGTGATGATGTTGAGCGCGGTCAGGTTCTGGCGAAGCCGGGCACGATCACGCCGCACAGGAAGTTCAAGGCGGAGGCGTACATTCTGAACAAGGACGAGGGTGGCCGTCACACGCCGTTCTTCACGAACTATCGTCCGCAGTTCTATTTCCGTACGACGGACGTGACGGGTGTTGTCACGCTTCCGGAGGGCACGGAGATGGTGATGCCGGGCGACAACGTCTCGATGGACGTGGAGCTGATTGCACCGATTGCCATGGACGAGGGCCTGCGCTTCGCCATTCGCGAAGGCGGGCGTACCGTCGGCGCCGGCGTCGTCGCTTCCATCGTCGATTGA
- a CDS encoding TrmH family RNA methyltransferase encodes MSRKRKKLSTGPAADGNRRNANAAQSPAGRDKTPRSQRKPQRESGLWLYGWHACLAALGNPKRRCRQLLLAGTPDAGQQTALNALYDRHDLSLPESRSVDRDEMSERLPPGAVHQGIAVHADPLPAKDLEDILEPLPPGRQVIVALDQVSDPHNVGAILRSAAVFGGAAVLNTERHAPAETGTLAKSASGGLESVPYIQVINLARSLDRLKEAGFWVFGLASEAPATLPEAELPEKLVLCLGAEGPGLRRLTRERCDLLVRLPAPGALQDLNVSNAAAVALYELLARTSPV; translated from the coding sequence ATGAGCCGCAAACGCAAGAAACTCTCGACAGGTCCTGCCGCGGACGGGAACAGGCGGAATGCCAACGCCGCCCAGTCCCCGGCAGGACGTGACAAAACCCCTCGCAGCCAGCGCAAACCGCAGCGGGAAAGCGGTCTGTGGCTGTATGGTTGGCATGCCTGCCTGGCCGCTCTGGGCAATCCGAAGAGGCGTTGCCGGCAGTTGCTGCTGGCGGGGACGCCCGATGCCGGCCAGCAGACTGCACTCAATGCACTGTATGATCGGCATGACCTGTCCCTGCCCGAGTCGCGCAGCGTGGACCGAGACGAGATGAGTGAGCGGCTGCCTCCCGGCGCCGTACACCAGGGTATTGCAGTGCATGCCGACCCGCTTCCAGCAAAGGATCTTGAGGACATACTCGAGCCGCTGCCACCGGGCCGGCAGGTCATTGTGGCCCTGGACCAGGTCAGCGATCCCCACAATGTGGGTGCCATCCTGCGTTCGGCAGCCGTGTTCGGTGGAGCGGCCGTCCTGAATACGGAACGCCATGCGCCAGCCGAAACAGGAACACTGGCCAAGTCAGCCAGTGGAGGGCTCGAGAGCGTTCCCTATATCCAGGTGATCAATCTGGCACGCAGTCTGGACCGCTTGAAGGAAGCCGGGTTCTGGGTCTTCGGCCTGGCATCGGAAGCCCCCGCCACCCTGCCCGAGGCGGAGTTGCCAGAGAAGCTGGTGCTCTGCCTGGGCGCGGAGGGACCTGGCCTGCGCCGCCTGACGCGGGAACGCTGCGACTTGCTGGTCCGCCTGCCCGCACCGGGCGCCCTGCAGGATCTGAACGTGTCGAATGCCGCCGCCGTCGCGCTCTACGAGCTGCTTGCGCGCACATCGCCTGTGTAA
- a CDS encoding cupin domain-containing protein, producing MDGLEDDDPGVGQRLRNLRQMHDLSQRELAKRAGVSNAVISLIEQNKSSPSVGMLKRVLAGFPISLADFFSLGQTPRSRIFYRAEELFEIAGGDISYRQVGRDLRGRAMQVLHERYAPGADTGEALLRHDAEEAGVVIRGALDVTVGDQRQLLKEGEAFYFDSRVPHRFRNLGDETCEVITACTPPSF from the coding sequence ATGGACGGCCTGGAAGACGATGATCCCGGTGTGGGGCAACGCCTCAGGAATCTCAGGCAGATGCATGATCTCTCTCAGCGAGAACTGGCCAAGCGGGCCGGTGTATCGAATGCGGTCATCTCGCTGATCGAACAGAACAAGAGCAGCCCTTCGGTCGGCATGCTGAAAAGGGTGCTGGCCGGTTTTCCCATAAGTCTGGCTGATTTCTTCAGCCTGGGACAAACCCCGCGCAGCCGCATTTTCTATCGGGCCGAGGAACTCTTTGAGATTGCCGGGGGCGACATAAGCTATCGTCAGGTGGGCCGGGACCTGCGCGGGCGTGCCATGCAGGTGCTGCACGAACGCTACGCACCCGGTGCCGATACCGGAGAGGCCCTGTTGCGTCATGACGCCGAGGAGGCCGGCGTCGTCATACGCGGTGCGCTCGATGTTACGGTCGGTGACCAGAGACAGCTATTGAAGGAAGGGGAGGCCTTCTATTTCGACAGCCGCGTTCCGCACCGTTTCCGCAACCTGGGTGACGAGACCTGCGAGGTGATCACGGCCTGCACGCCCCCCAGCTTCTGA
- a CDS encoding aspartate aminotransferase family protein: MDGTALSVNADATPNSLESYWMPFTWNRQFKKDPMLVTSAKDMHYTSVDGRQILDGTAGLWCCNAGHGREKIVEAVQQTVAHLDYAPSFQVSHPLPFELASRIRAMLPGDYEHVFFCNSGSEAVDSALKIALAYHRVRGDAARTRLIGRERGYHGTGFGGISVGGIVKNRMFFGPLMNGVDHLPHTHNLEHNAFSRGQPAWGAHLADELERMVQLHDASTIAAVIVEPVAGSTGVLIPPQDYLQRLRKICDKHGILLIFDEVITGFGRLGKPFATEYFGVQPDIITCAKGLTNGVIPMGGVICRKGIYDAFMDWADESGNTIELFHGYTYSGHPVAAAAGLATLDVYNEEGLFDRAAELAPYWEEAVHSLKDTRHVIDLRNLGLIAGIELEARPGAPGARGYEAFKRCFDKGLLIRVTGDIIALSPPLIVDKPQIDQMYTILQEVLENLD, encoded by the coding sequence ATGGACGGCACAGCCCTGAGCGTCAATGCGGACGCCACACCGAACAGTCTGGAATCCTACTGGATGCCGTTCACCTGGAACCGGCAGTTCAAGAAGGACCCCATGCTGGTGACCTCGGCCAAGGACATGCATTATACCAGCGTGGATGGACGCCAGATCCTGGACGGCACGGCTGGCTTATGGTGCTGCAATGCCGGACATGGGCGCGAGAAGATCGTCGAGGCGGTCCAGCAGACCGTGGCTCATCTGGATTATGCCCCCTCCTTCCAGGTCAGTCATCCGCTTCCATTCGAGCTGGCATCACGCATACGTGCGATGCTGCCGGGCGATTACGAGCATGTCTTCTTCTGCAATTCCGGCTCCGAGGCCGTAGACTCCGCTCTGAAGATTGCACTGGCCTATCACCGCGTGCGCGGTGATGCGGCCCGCACCCGCTTGATCGGGCGCGAGCGTGGTTATCACGGCACCGGCTTCGGCGGCATCTCCGTGGGTGGCATCGTGAAGAACCGCATGTTCTTCGGCCCGCTCATGAATGGTGTCGACCACCTGCCGCATACGCACAACCTGGAGCACAACGCCTTTTCACGCGGCCAGCCGGCCTGGGGCGCGCATCTGGCCGACGAGCTGGAGCGCATGGTCCAGCTTCACGACGCCAGCACCATTGCAGCGGTGATCGTCGAGCCGGTCGCTGGTTCGACCGGTGTGCTGATCCCGCCGCAGGACTACCTGCAGCGACTGCGCAAGATTTGCGACAAGCACGGCATCCTGTTGATCTTCGACGAGGTGATCACCGGCTTCGGCCGCCTTGGCAAGCCGTTTGCCACGGAATACTTCGGTGTCCAGCCCGACATCATCACCTGCGCCAAGGGGCTGACCAACGGTGTCATTCCCATGGGGGGCGTGATTTGCCGCAAGGGCATCTACGACGCCTTCATGGACTGGGCCGACGAAAGCGGAAACACGATCGAGCTCTTCCATGGCTACACCTATTCCGGCCACCCGGTTGCCGCCGCAGCCGGCCTGGCGACGCTGGACGTCTATAACGAGGAAGGCCTTTTCGACAGGGCCGCCGAACTCGCCCCCTACTGGGAAGAGGCGGTGCACTCCCTGAAGGACACGCGCCATGTCATCGACTTGCGAAACTTGGGCCTCATTGCCGGCATTGAACTTGAAGCACGTCCCGGTGCGCCCGGTGCGCGTGGCTACGAGGCCTTCAAGCGCTGCTTTGACAAGGGCCTGCTGATCCGCGTGACCGGCGATATCATTGCCCTGTCACCTCCGCTGATCGTCGATAAGCCGCAGATCGATCAGATGTACACGATCCTGCAGGAGGTCCTGGAAAACCTGGACTGA
- the ald gene encoding alanine dehydrogenase, whose product MLVGVPKEIKTKEFRVGLTPTSVRELVHNGHQVLVETGAGDGIGFSDKIYSDAGAGIAGSAAEVFEKSEMIVKVKEPQPQECKMLREDQILFTFLHLAPDLTQTQGLIDSGCIAIAYETVTDRHGRLPLLAPMSEVAGRMSVQVGAHCLEKEQQGKGVLLGGVPGVNPAKVVILGGGVSGMNAARMAMGMSADVTVIDKSLERLNELDTIFDSKLNTLYSTVDSIEAHCLEADLVIGCVLIPGAAAPKLVTRDMISRMEAGTVLVDVAIDQGGCFETSKATTHDNPTFIVDDVVHYCVANMPGAVARTSTQALNNATLPFTLALANKGWKRALAENEHLMEGLNVAHGKITYAAVAEAHGKDSVRPQEAIGI is encoded by the coding sequence ATGCTGGTTGGTGTCCCCAAGGAGATCAAAACCAAGGAATTCCGTGTCGGTCTGACACCGACCTCTGTCCGCGAACTGGTTCACAACGGCCATCAGGTCCTGGTCGAGACAGGTGCCGGTGACGGCATCGGCTTTTCCGACAAGATCTACAGCGATGCCGGGGCCGGAATTGCCGGCTCGGCCGCCGAAGTCTTCGAAAAATCCGAGATGATCGTGAAGGTGAAGGAGCCGCAACCGCAGGAATGCAAGATGCTGCGCGAAGACCAGATCCTTTTCACCTTCCTTCATCTCGCACCCGACTTGACCCAGACCCAGGGCCTGATCGATTCCGGCTGTATCGCCATTGCCTATGAAACCGTCACCGATCGCCATGGCCGCCTGCCCCTGCTTGCCCCGATGAGCGAGGTGGCCGGGCGCATGTCCGTTCAGGTCGGCGCCCACTGTCTAGAGAAGGAACAGCAGGGCAAGGGCGTCCTGCTTGGCGGCGTTCCGGGCGTCAATCCCGCCAAGGTGGTCATCCTGGGCGGCGGTGTCTCCGGCATGAACGCAGCCCGCATGGCCATGGGCATGAGCGCGGATGTCACCGTGATCGACAAGTCCCTGGAACGCCTGAACGAGCTGGACACCATTTTCGATTCCAAGCTCAACACACTCTATTCCACCGTCGACTCCATCGAGGCGCATTGCCTTGAGGCCGACCTGGTGATCGGCTGTGTCCTGATACCCGGAGCGGCTGCACCCAAGCTGGTTACGCGCGACATGATCTCGCGGATGGAGGCCGGGACTGTCCTGGTTGATGTCGCCATTGACCAGGGCGGTTGTTTCGAGACCTCGAAGGCCACGACCCATGACAATCCCACCTTCATCGTGGACGACGTGGTGCACTACTGCGTGGCCAACATGCCAGGCGCCGTGGCACGCACATCGACCCAGGCCCTGAACAACGCCACCCTGCCCTTCACGCTGGCCTTGGCCAACAAGGGCTGGAAGCGGGCCCTGGCCGAGAACGAGCACCTCATGGAGGGGCTGAACGTGGCGCACGGCAAGATCACCTATGCCGCCGTTGCCGAAGCGCACGGCAAGGATTCCGTCCGCCCTCAGGAAGCCATCGGTATCTGA
- a CDS encoding NAD(P)/FAD-dependent oxidoreductase — translation MKHEDAIDSYYRASVSDGPVRPALAESLQADVCVIGAGYSGLSTAIELAERGLDVVVLEAQTVGWGASGRNGGQVCSGFSSGTGKIERALGREDARLLFDMAEESKEIIRHRVETHQIACDLKWGYYLAAERPRELREVEAWQEDWARNYDYDKLQVVRGAEASRQHVDSPRYIGGLQDDGAGHLHPLAYCQGLARAAEQAGVRIFEHSRVSAIERGAKPVTKTEAGAQVQASFLVVACNAHLGKLVPELARTIMPVGTYMAATHPLGERAAALIPQDEAIADLKFVLNYFRLSSDRRLLFGGRVSYSTLMPPNLSRAMRRSMLSVFPQLEDVSFEYVWGGYVAITMDRAPHLGRLDETLYFTQGYSGQGVSLSAIAGRVLAEAIAGQAGRFDVFARLPHQPFPGGTYLRTPTLALAMMWYRLRDLMP, via the coding sequence ATGAAACACGAGGATGCCATCGATTCCTATTATCGTGCCAGCGTGAGCGACGGCCCCGTGCGGCCTGCGCTGGCTGAGTCCCTTCAGGCCGATGTCTGCGTCATTGGTGCCGGCTACAGCGGCCTGAGCACGGCCATTGAACTGGCCGAGCGCGGCCTGGATGTCGTGGTGCTGGAGGCACAGACCGTCGGATGGGGCGCCAGTGGCCGCAATGGGGGACAGGTCTGTTCCGGCTTTTCCTCGGGCACCGGCAAGATCGAGCGCGCGCTGGGGCGCGAGGATGCGCGCCTGCTGTTCGACATGGCCGAGGAATCCAAGGAAATCATTCGCCACCGTGTCGAGACACACCAGATCGCCTGCGACCTGAAATGGGGGTATTACCTGGCGGCAGAACGGCCCCGCGAACTGCGCGAGGTCGAGGCCTGGCAGGAGGACTGGGCCCGGAATTATGATTACGACAAGCTTCAGGTGGTACGTGGGGCGGAGGCGTCACGCCAACACGTGGACAGCCCACGCTATATTGGCGGCTTGCAGGATGACGGGGCCGGGCACCTGCACCCCCTGGCCTATTGCCAGGGCCTGGCCCGGGCGGCCGAGCAGGCAGGGGTGCGAATTTTCGAGCACTCACGGGTCAGCGCGATCGAGCGTGGCGCCAAGCCCGTCACCAAGACAGAGGCCGGAGCGCAGGTGCAGGCCAGCTTCCTGGTGGTGGCCTGTAACGCGCATCTTGGAAAGCTGGTGCCCGAATTGGCGCGAACCATCATGCCGGTCGGCACCTACATGGCGGCGACTCATCCCCTGGGAGAACGCGCGGCAGCGCTGATCCCCCAGGATGAGGCCATTGCTGACCTGAAGTTCGTGCTCAACTATTTTCGCCTGTCCTCGGACCGCAGGCTTCTGTTCGGAGGACGGGTCAGCTATTCCACACTGATGCCGCCCAACCTGTCGCGGGCGATGCGCCGTTCGATGCTGAGTGTTTTCCCCCAGCTAGAGGACGTATCATTCGAGTATGTCTGGGGGGGATATGTTGCGATCACCATGGACCGCGCTCCGCATCTCGGCCGCCTGGACGAAACCCTCTACTTCACGCAGGGCTATTCCGGCCAGGGTGTCAGTCTGAGTGCCATTGCCGGGCGGGTTCTGGCCGAGGCAATTGCTGGACAGGCCGGCCGTTTCGACGTCTTCGCGCGCCTGCCGCACCAGCCTTTCCCGGGCGGGACCTACCTGCGCACGCCAACCCTGGCCCTGGCCATGATGTGGTATCGCCTGCGCGATCTGATGCCATAG
- a CDS encoding glutamine synthetase family protein, which yields MSFIEDFLQEHNIEEVECLVPDMAGIARGKILPASKFIKGMRSNGLRVPESIFVQTVTGSYPDNDGVTNPATSDVYLVPDEETMRLVPWYEEPTAQIICDPYYFDHTPVPFAARHVLKRVLKLFEAKKYLPQVAVELEFYLVDRNDDPDYPLQPPIGRSGRRETSRQSYGVDAVNEFDPMFEEVYDFCDAQRIDIDTLTHEAGAAQMEMNFNHGEALLQADQAFLFKRTVREAGLRHKVYATFMSKPMQGEPGSSMHVHQSLVSKKTGRNAFANQNGQDSRLFHQYIAGLQRYLPATMPIFAPYVNSYRRLMPDTDAPINTHWGYDNRTVGLRVPHSGVQDRRVENRVPGADANPYLALAGSLACGYLGIEEKLMPRAPIEGSAYRLAHTLPRTLYDALSRFSSHRGLKNVLGDQFVAAVSAVKDAELDAYQQVISSWEREHLLQNV from the coding sequence ATGTCCTTCATAGAAGACTTCCTGCAGGAGCATAACATCGAGGAAGTCGAATGCCTCGTGCCCGACATGGCCGGCATCGCCCGCGGCAAGATTCTGCCCGCCAGCAAGTTCATCAAGGGCATGCGCAGCAACGGGCTGCGCGTACCGGAGTCGATCTTCGTCCAGACCGTGACGGGCAGCTACCCAGACAACGACGGCGTCACCAACCCGGCCACTTCGGATGTCTATCTGGTGCCGGACGAGGAGACCATGCGGCTGGTCCCCTGGTACGAAGAGCCGACAGCCCAGATCATCTGCGACCCTTACTACTTCGATCACACGCCGGTCCCCTTTGCCGCCCGACATGTCCTGAAACGGGTCCTGAAGCTGTTCGAGGCGAAAAAATACCTGCCCCAGGTGGCGGTGGAACTGGAATTCTACCTGGTCGACCGCAATGACGACCCCGACTACCCGCTGCAACCACCGATCGGGCGCTCGGGCCGCCGCGAAACCTCGCGGCAGTCCTATGGCGTCGATGCCGTCAACGAGTTCGACCCCATGTTCGAGGAGGTCTACGACTTCTGCGACGCCCAGCGAATCGATATCGATACCCTGACCCACGAGGCCGGGGCCGCCCAGATGGAGATGAACTTCAACCACGGGGAAGCGCTGCTGCAGGCCGACCAGGCCTTCCTGTTCAAGCGCACGGTGCGCGAGGCCGGTCTGCGTCACAAGGTGTATGCCACTTTCATGTCCAAGCCGATGCAAGGCGAGCCCGGCAGCTCGATGCATGTCCATCAAAGCCTGGTCAGCAAGAAGACCGGGCGTAACGCCTTCGCCAACCAGAACGGTCAGGACAGCCGCCTCTTCCATCAGTACATCGCCGGCCTGCAGCGCTATCTGCCGGCGACAATGCCGATCTTCGCGCCCTATGTGAACTCCTACCGCCGGCTGATGCCGGACACGGACGCCCCCATCAACACGCACTGGGGCTATGACAACCGCACGGTCGGCCTGCGCGTGCCCCACTCCGGTGTCCAGGATCGCCGTGTCGAAAACCGTGTACCCGGGGCGGATGCCAACCCTTACCTGGCGCTGGCCGGTTCTCTGGCCTGCGGCTATCTGGGCATCGAGGAAAAGCTGATGCCTCGTGCACCGATCGAGGGCAGCGCCTACCGCCTGGCACATACCCTGCCGCGCACCCTCTACGATGCACTCAGTCGCTTCTCCTCGCACCGTGGGCTGAAGAACGTGCTGGGCGATCAATTCGTCGCCGCGGTTTCAGCGGTCAAGGACGCCGAACTGGACGCCTACCAGCAGGTGATTTCCTCCTGGGAGCGTGAACACCTGCTTCAGAACGTCTGA
- a CDS encoding PLP-dependent aminotransferase family protein yields MWTPSLEGRNSVKYLAIVEALGDAVSQGDLRPGDRLPPQRELAWKLGVNLSTVTQAYREAARRHLVGGEVGRGTYVLPESREATLFSLKEPRSQDSLDLSTNVPAHQPGNRDLEDTLQALIAEGKLEAAQGYHEPRLLERAGVAGSQWLAQRGLQVSPASVVPCAGAQQALAAALQSICRPGDSVLVEELTFPGMKAVAKQLHLRLVPVPMDAEGCQPEALARAAETSDARVVVLVPLLQNPTGALAGPERCRKLAEVIRQHGLTLVEDDVYGALTDLPPLSCHLPEQALLVSSLSKAAVPGVRFGMIAGPSNLIAPLREETHATTWLLSPLALELACLWIEDGTVYRRLDWQKGEMLARWKLARRILPVPPDAPPAPHLWVPVTEDAEAVAERCRRQRVEVVASRTFAVRRDVPQGLRLSLTTPATRADLQQALARVAEVLSSLSVIGQTF; encoded by the coding sequence ATGTGGACGCCATCGCTTGAGGGGCGCAACAGCGTCAAATACCTGGCCATTGTCGAGGCGTTGGGAGATGCCGTGAGCCAGGGTGATCTGCGCCCTGGAGACCGACTTCCGCCCCAGCGCGAGCTGGCCTGGAAGCTGGGAGTCAATCTCAGCACGGTCACCCAGGCCTATCGCGAGGCCGCGCGAAGACACCTGGTCGGCGGAGAGGTCGGTCGCGGAACCTATGTCCTGCCGGAAAGCCGCGAGGCAACGCTGTTCAGTCTGAAGGAACCGCGTAGCCAGGACAGCCTGGACCTCTCAACCAATGTTCCAGCCCACCAACCTGGCAATCGTGACTTGGAGGATACGCTGCAGGCCTTGATTGCCGAGGGTAAGTTGGAAGCCGCCCAAGGCTATCACGAGCCACGCCTGCTGGAACGTGCAGGAGTGGCGGGATCCCAGTGGCTGGCGCAGCGCGGATTACAGGTTTCGCCGGCTTCGGTGGTCCCCTGTGCCGGCGCCCAGCAGGCTTTGGCCGCAGCCCTGCAATCCATCTGCAGGCCGGGGGATTCCGTCCTGGTCGAGGAATTGACCTTTCCCGGCATGAAGGCTGTGGCCAAGCAGCTTCATCTGAGGCTGGTGCCCGTGCCCATGGATGCGGAGGGCTGTCAGCCCGAGGCGTTGGCCCGTGCGGCAGAGACCAGTGATGCGCGTGTCGTGGTTCTGGTGCCTCTACTGCAGAACCCCACTGGGGCCCTGGCCGGTCCCGAGCGCTGTCGCAAGCTGGCCGAAGTGATACGCCAGCATGGCCTGACGCTGGTCGAGGACGATGTCTATGGTGCCCTGACGGACCTGCCGCCACTGTCGTGCCACCTGCCGGAGCAGGCCCTGCTGGTCAGCAGCCTGTCCAAGGCGGCCGTCCCGGGTGTGCGCTTCGGGATGATCGCGGGACCGTCGAACCTGATCGCGCCGCTCAGGGAGGAAACGCACGCGACCACCTGGCTGTTGTCACCCCTGGCCCTGGAGCTGGCGTGCCTGTGGATCGAGGATGGGACCGTTTATCGGCGCCTGGATTGGCAAAAGGGGGAAATGCTGGCGCGCTGGAAGCTGGCGCGGCGGATCCTGCCCGTTCCGCCAGATGCACCCCCGGCACCGCATCTTTGGGTGCCGGTGACGGAGGATGCCGAAGCGGTGGCGGAACGTTGCCGACGGCAGCGCGTCGAGGTGGTGGCTTCGCGCACCTTTGCCGTGCGCCGCGACGTTCCCCAAGGATTGCGGCTCAGCCTGACCACGCCGGCCACAAGGGCCGACCTGCAGCAGGCACTGGCGCGGGTGGCAGAAGTCTTGTCGTCCTTGTCTGTGATCGGTCAGACGTTCTGA
- a CDS encoding threonine dehydratase: protein MFSAADLDKAHAIVQDAMQPTPQITWPQLSARLGTELWVKHENHTPVGAFKIRGGLVYMKNRCESGEPLKGIVSATRGNHGQSLAFAGKQHGVPVTIVVPEGNCSEKNSAMRALGAKLIEAGKDFDEARAAAADLSRREGLESVPAFHPHLVAGVATYAKEFFTAHPNLDVVYAPIGMGSGLCGMIRARDLLGLSTKIVGVVTKGAPAYALSYEAGEVVSTDEAETIADGMACRQPMQEALDIVLAGADHMVSLAEDEIADAIRAYYTDTHNLAEGAGAAALAAALQERDQLAGKKVGVVLSGGNISRDLMVRLLSEEPQARAA, encoded by the coding sequence ATGTTTTCCGCGGCCGACCTCGACAAAGCCCATGCAATCGTCCAGGACGCCATGCAGCCCACCCCGCAAATCACCTGGCCGCAGCTTTCCGCGCGCCTGGGCACGGAACTCTGGGTCAAGCACGAGAATCACACGCCTGTCGGCGCCTTCAAGATTCGCGGTGGCCTTGTCTACATGAAGAACCGCTGCGAGTCCGGCGAGCCACTGAAGGGCATTGTCAGTGCCACCCGTGGCAACCACGGGCAGAGCCTGGCCTTTGCCGGCAAGCAACACGGCGTGCCCGTCACCATTGTCGTGCCGGAGGGCAATTGTTCGGAAAAGAACTCCGCCATGCGTGCGCTCGGCGCGAAATTGATTGAAGCCGGCAAGGACTTCGACGAAGCGCGCGCCGCAGCTGCCGATTTGTCCAGGAGGGAAGGCCTGGAAAGTGTACCGGCCTTCCATCCGCATCTGGTCGCGGGTGTCGCCACCTATGCGAAGGAATTCTTCACGGCCCATCCGAACCTGGATGTGGTCTATGCCCCCATCGGCATGGGGTCCGGACTTTGCGGCATGATCCGCGCACGCGACCTGCTCGGACTTTCAACGAAGATAGTCGGTGTCGTGACCAAGGGCGCGCCGGCCTACGCACTGTCCTATGAGGCCGGCGAGGTCGTATCCACGGATGAGGCCGAGACCATCGCCGATGGCATGGCCTGTCGCCAGCCAATGCAGGAGGCGCTGGATATCGTCCTTGCCGGGGCCGATCACATGGTCAGTCTTGCAGAAGACGAAATCGCCGACGCCATCCGCGCCTATTATACCGATACACACAACCTGGCGGAGGGTGCCGGCGCCGCTGCCCTGGCGGCCGCCCTGCAGGAACGCGACCAGCTTGCGGGCAAGAAAGTGGGGGTCGTTCTGTCTGGCGGCAACATCTCACGAGACCTGATGGTCCGCCTGCTGTCCGAAGAACCCCAGGCCCGCGCGGCGTAA